Sequence from the Tripterygium wilfordii isolate XIE 37 chromosome 10, ASM1340144v1, whole genome shotgun sequence genome:
TGAGGCCCTCTGTAGTAACCTACATATGGCGCACAATGTAAATTTGTTTCGGGGATTCCTTTTGGTAGATGCCGACTTCGGATTTCACATCTACTATTCACGGATGATAGTCTTCTTTTTTGCCGGGCCAAAGATGAAGATTGGATATGTCTCCATAATTTGTTGTCTGAATATGGGAGAATTTCTGGCCAGTTAATAAACTTCAATAAGACTAGTATTTTCATCAGTCGGTTTACACTTATACAGCAAAGAAGAAGGCTAGTGTCAATGATTGGTGCTACTGAAGCCAAGCGGTATGATCGCTATTTGGGATTGGCAGCAATTGTTGGCAGATCTAGAAGAAGTGCTTTCCTTTATGTTCTAGATAAAATAAACAAGAGGGTTGCAAGTTGGTCGCATCGCACTTTATCTCAGGCTGGGAAAGAAATTTTTATCAAAGCAGTTTTACAGGCCATTCCTACATATGCCATGCAATTGTTCAAGTTCCCTAAAAATCTTTGCAATGAAATGGATAATGTCTTGCGTAAGGTTTGGTGGGGAAATAATGCtaaaaataacccaaaaagtTGGCTGCCGTGGTCCAAACTTTGTGAGGCGAAGAAAGATGGAGGTATGGGTTTTagaaactttgaagctttcaatGATGCTTTGTTAGCAAAGCAAGGTTGGAGAATTCTTACAAACCCTGATTCTTTGGCTAGTCGTGTGCTAAAAGCTAAGTACTTTCCTGGTACTAATTTCTTACATGTGGAGAAGGGAAGAAATGCGTCCTTTTTGTGGGCTAGTCTGTTGGGTGCTCGGGGGTTATTACAAGATGGTTTGAAGTGGCGAATTGGCAATGGTGCAAGGGTTCACATTTGGCAAGATCATTGGCTGCCCAAGCATATTTATCACGGATCACATGCAGAGATGATGGGCTTCAACAAGGATGCTCTGGTCGgctctcttattgattggagCTTAAACTGGTGGAATGTGGAACTTCTTAACCACTTATTTGATGAGGAAACATCCCAGTTTATACTACAACAATCAATGGGGTCCTACTATATTAATGATTCTCTTTATTGGTCTGGGACGTCAAATGGTGTCTATACGGTGAAGAGTGGTTATCATCGTGCAATGGAGATAAGAGGCAGAACTTTAGCATCTTCGTCGGATCCAGGTGATGATGTTTATGGTAGAGTATGGAATTCAGTGTGGTCCTTGGTTGCTCCTCCTTCTACTAAGGTCTTTATATGGAGGGCTGCTCATGATATTTTACCAACCTATTATCTACTAAATAAAAGGCATATTGAGACAACCTTACATGCACTATAAGAGTGCCCGGGAGCAAGAGATGTTTTTTGTGCCAGCATCAAAAAGTTACAAAAAATGAACTCCTTGCAAGTTGGAGACTTTGCTCAATTCTGGttaaaaatgtttcaaaatcTCTCACCGCGTGAACGAGCGATGCTGGCTATTACTATGCGAATGATATGGTTACGGCGAAACAAGTTCATTCATGATGATGTGTTTTTGCACCCAACGCAGGTGGCAAATAATGGCATTCTTACAGCGGATGAGTTTACTTCGGCATCTATAAGAGAGGAGGTTGCACAATTAACATCTTATCAACAAACTTCCCAGGAGGATATACAGATATGGAGGGGGCCTGCATTAAATTATATCAAAGCTAATTGGGATGCGGCGACTCATTCCCAAACTTTACGAACTGGGTTTGGTGTTGTTTTTAGAGATGTGAATGGGGATGTTATGGCATGTAGTACACTTGACAGACCATCTTTATTGGACTCTACTCTGGCGGAGGCTTTTGCTGCTCTACATGCtattaaactagcatgtgattTGGGTTTTACTCATCTTATCTTGGAAGGTGATTCTTCAATTATTGTAGCAGCAATTGGTGGCGAAGAGATGTATTTTTCTGCTTGGCGCTCTGTGATTTTGGAGATTCGGAGGCTGCTTACATACTTTCATAGTTGGTCGGTTTATCATGTTCGTCGAAATGTGAACTCTGCAGCACATGCCTTGGCCAAGTTCTCTTTCCATGTTCCTGGTCTACGGGTATGGATAGAGGAAGTCCCAGGCTCTGTCTTGCATATTGTTCAAGAAGATAAACGTAAATGAGAACTCATCCAAATGGAACCGAGAGTACCAGGCTTGGCACTTTAGATAGACATTTAAGTTTTTTATCTTTGCTTTTCACTGTCACTTTCGTTTTGAGCTGCGCTGTAGCTTCATAGCCATGCACTTTAGGTTAGTCTACTTTTGCTTATAATGTAGCTAGACAATTCCACCAGATTGGTGGCTCGAGTGCCTTTTGGCCTCCAGTTCTTTTGTCCTTCAGTTTGGGACTCTTGAATATATTCCTGGTCtatgaccttttcaaaaaaaaaaaaggcaaaaaaactATTCTACTAATATCTAAGGTGTGGTAACTGTAGTTGCCAAAAATTGTAATAATTTGCCCCTACAATAACTAATTGGAACCATTTAATGACTACTTTCTACGGCAATCACTAATCATAATTGGATGATTTCAGGAAATGATACTTacctaaaaaaaaggaaacgtATGTAATTGCCAAAAAGGCTCAACCTAGTGTGAGGGGGTGGTATGAGGCCCATATCCATTCTCTATAAGTATTACCCAAATACCCCGTTTTGGCTCGAATTTCAAATTGTTCATCGATCATCGAGATCCTAACTCTTTGATCATGCATTCCATATCACACTCAAGATCATGATTGGCATCGTATGGACTGACCGCAATCAGTGTTCTCCATTGATGAATGCAAAGAAAAGGGCTTTGAAGTTTTAGAATGTGTTGGATTCTGCCTGGGAATCCAACATGCATGATTTTCAAGATCCCAATCTTGATCGTACGATCTTGAGTGTGAagaataattgaaaaatatgaaaagcaaaTTGAGATGAGTTGGTGAGAAGAATAATTACAAAATCTgataagaaaattgaaaaaattctgaagaagaaagaggatgAGGTGATAGAAAGATGGAAGAAGATTCATCCGCAACAGAAATAAAttcagaagatgaagaaaaggtGTGGCAAATTGAAGGACAGAGTCATGAAACACAAAGACATAAGGGTGAGGACAGGTAATCAAATGAGGATGCTCAAAGAACTTATTAGGGAAGGGTGGAATGTTAACGTTTAGCCATATGAAGGAGCAAGATCTTCTGTGTAGAAACGTTTTGTATGTTTTCACACCTCTTTTTATCTTTGATGACGTCAAAAATAGTGTTGAACCTACTGAACGAATCAGTTAGTCAGACCAATTCCTTCCTTCCTGGTCAGTTGttttccttcctgcacaaggaaCAAACATAAGCTatggtagggccccgagggtgtgctcggAGGACCTTTTtgatgctcaagtcagtatAATACTAAACTTTGGAGGATGACTTGCTCTTCGGAgctctgcctcttgctcagtaagtaagtAGTTTGGAGTACAGAAGTTAGAATGTTTACCTGCCGTTTGAGGTCCCCTTTTTATATGAGCTAAGGTATTTGAGTTGCTGTAGGAGtcaaactctctctcattggtttttcaGAGAATTTCTCGGAGGGTAAATCTCATCCGTATTCCTCTCCAAAGGGGAATTGAACTCTGATGAGAGTTAGCGTCCTATTGAGACATTAATGTACTGAAGTGGTACTTCACCTTGATCGAATAGATGTAATGTACCTTGGTCGGTATTTGAGAAGCTACCTCGGTCGGTCCTAAGGTACCTTCTTATTGATGGCCAATTGGATAAGTTTTGTCTAGCCGGCTTAGAGGTGCCACGTGTCAGTATATGATTGGTGGGGTTATTTTAGTATTATCAATCTTAATGATAGTATTGCTTCTTTAATTCTACCATTAGACACTTGATCAAATGAGCACAACACCTAAATGTGATTGCTTCTCTAATTCTATcataatttttgtttattgacTTTTAGCTTGAATGAATctgaattcttcttcttcttcttttttgtgtgAAAATGAAAGGGATATGTAATTCCTTAGCTTTAATTGCTTAGTACTACCGGAGGGATAGATGTTGTACTTTTTTATGATTCATTCTCTTTTTTGGGGTAAAGGGAGATGTAATTGCTGAAGATCTTGTGGATtccccttgtgagttttgaacGCAAAGCTTCATCCCAATGGGCAAGACATCCCCTCCAGTCCTGTGGACTATCTTTGGTAGGGTTTGGTAGTGTGTTTCAATAGTGTTCAGGTgtaccacacctcacagcactacagttttttgtgacacgccaaacgcaCCGTACTATAGTtctaaaagtgatgcgccaaacaattTTTTGTGTTCCAACTCACCCTACAGTagcacagttttataactcacaacacTGCACAGCACCTTATAGCAGTTGACAGCACTACCAAACAGGACCACTAACAAGCTTCACAAAGTGGTCTTCTCGGTCCACCAATCTAGGCCCACTGGGCTGAAACCGCTTTGGCTGCCAAACCAATTAAGACTCGACATGGTAGATACCAACAAAAAGACTCCAACTAACGTAAGCCTGCTGATGCGCAAGGTCTTAGCCTGCGCACCCACTTGCAGTGTAACCGTGTAGTAGAAGAAGAGGGAAGGAAATAAGTCGAGAGGCATAACTCATAAGAAGAGAGAGACTGTCTTCAAGAGATAGAAGAGACCAAACGGGAGACTGAGTTGGTGCAGCGAGTCACGAACCGAGTGACcgatttaacatttttttttttacaaagagagaaaaatagaagagGGTGAGTAAGAGTCGCTTGTTCGGGGTGGTGTGGCAATACCCAAATATGGAGAACAACGAGATGAAGATAAATGGCAATAGAGCCCTTTCTCGCACTTTACTTCCTGTTTCTCACATTCCCATTGttacctctccttctctaacCCTAACTCTTCTGTCTCTATTTTTGGCTTTTACCCGAGTCGTCGTAATTACCAAACACCATCGAATCACATTAATTTCTTTCTGTTCTCATCCTCTCGTTGTTCTCTGGCACTGGTTCTCTACTTTCTGGGTTTCTTTTCACGGAGAATTGGGGATTGTGTTTGACTGGGAGTGATCATGTTATGAAGGTAGTGAATTTTCCTTCAATAATTCTTTCgttgatttatttattagtcGTGGttcgttttttatttttatttttactttctgggttttgggttatttcttttgtttatggtCATGATTGGgagaattttgtttctttggttTGAAGTTGATTCGCCTGGATTGTTGTGAGGTTTGTATGATCCTTAACAGTGTGTTCGATTTGTTTTGCGTAGTTGTTAGTAGGTTTGATTACGTATATTTGCTAAATGTGTAATCTTGATGCTATATTTGcctaattttttataattctctttaatttaatttaccATGTTAGCTCTTATGTGTTTGGAAATCTTTTATTTCAACTTAATTTTTCCCACTTTATTATACCTTTTGACATTTTAGTGTTTCAATgtggatttgtttttctttttaaacctAGAGAAAATTTCTGGGGGTGAGGTTCTATGTTACTCACATTGGTAGACATCCTAATAGTGAATTGTGTAACTGGATATAGGTTTTCTTGATAGTTGATGATGTTGTCATTGAGTTATACTTTTGCCAATTATCTGCTATCATTTTTCAGAAACTTTCCCTTGATTCCCTTATGTGTGTACTTTAGTggatttcattatcatcaaatcGTTGATCTCAAATATGCGGGGTTCCATTACGtaacaaaaattaattagagTCCACTATGGGAGATCTCTTTCAACATTTCAATGTAGAGTAGTATGAGTGATTTTGTTTATCATGAATTATCCACTGCAAGCACTTACATTCCATGTTTCTCTGACGCATCATTTTCTTGGGTTTTGAAGCATGGTGTGATGCTCACGGGTTGACCAGTGTAGAACCACAAGTGGCCAGTTTTAACAAATTGTACTCGATGGAAGGGTTTGATTGTACTATTTTTGATGGTGCTGCGAGGAAGAAGAGGAGTCAAATTTCTCGTCGACCTTGGCCTGAGTCACAGCCATATCCCGAATTTCATGATCGTTCATCCTTCTCATCTACCCCTTCTTTGGATGATGTGAGCAAGGTTTCCAGTTGGGAGAATGGTTTTGATACTAATCCTAGGAGGAAGGAGCTCAATCATAGTCAATGTTTCTCTCCAGATTGTGCTGTAGGAGCTGAAGATGAAAAGTCACATGTGAACAATGAAGAGAATGGATTACTCACCGCTATTGTCAGTTGTGAGGAAGGACAAAGTGTTGACAAACAATCTGGTAAAGGTATCATTGCCTCTGGTAATTGTAAAAACACAAGCAAGGTTAAGGCTGGCTTGGCCCCATTCACATCTAGGGAAGAAATCTACATTGGAAGGAAAGTTGAAAGTCAGAATTCAGGGAAATATGGTGGGATTGCAGAAAGATTAGGAAGTGAGAACAAGGTGAAAAAGGTTGTTAAGCTCAAGGTTGGTGGTGTCACGCATACATTTCATGCCAACTCTGCATCTAAAGTTTCAGATGGCGGAATGCTTTCTGCAAAGAATTATCAATCCTCAGAGGCCTCTAGATTAGGGCCAGAGAATCTTCAGGTATCTTTATAGTTGTCTCTTGTAAGCTTGACTAGCGTATTGTAACTTCTTGTTCTTGTAAATATATTTGCTTGTGTGCGATCATTGTCTTGGTTTTACTGATTCTTTATTCATAAGGTTTCATTGTGGGTACATAAGTCCTAGTTGAGCTATTTGTTGGTCCGAACTCCCAAGGATATctataatttcaattttcaacatgaatttttatcttatttgccTCTTATAGAATAATATCTGgtgtgtttattttttttgtcgtGTCTTAATTATTGTGTGCATAATTTGGTAACAACAGAATCATTCCTAATCTTCTTATTGAAATTCGCTTTATTGCAGGGGGATTTATGGCATGGCCATTATGTGCCAGATAGGAGTAGCTGTTTGCAAGGAATTCGTCAGAAGGATTCCTCGCATGGTGGTTTTAATTTCAGAAAGTTGTCTTCAATAGTGAAGATGTCTGGAAAGAATACCTCTGGAAAGGTAGGAGATAAGTTGGAACGAATTCGTAAAAGCAAGCGAGTTCCTAAGAGGCATGTGTTTGATGGAGAATTCGGcgaggaagatgatgatgatgagatccGTTACCTGGAGAAACTCAAATTGAGTGTTGATGCTTCATATAATAAAGAAGAGGAAGGGCCAGGCAAGAAACGGCGGAGATTCAGTAAGGTTGGTAACCTGGAAAGTGATTCTTCCAAATCAGTTGAAGATTGGAGGAAGAAATTGGGGCCAGAAAGAGTTTGTGGTGACATGGATTTCCGGGAAGATGAAGAACTAGTCTCTGATGGTGAGCTTGAAAGTGATGACAAGCAGAAGAAGGAATCTGTTGATACATCGTCAGATGGGAAGAGGGCAATTGCTCTCACAAGACGTCAACGGGCTCTTCGATCGAACAAAGACAAAGACGGCCCTTCTAACCGTGGATCAAGCTTAATCGAGTTTCCGGATGGATTACCACCTGCTCCGTCAAGAAGTATTATCTTTATGACTGCATCTTCAACCATTTCTGACTAATCTATTTGGAATTAACTGtggttttctcttttaattttgttaattacAGAGCAAAAAGAGAAACTTTCAGAAGTGGAAGAGCAACTGAAGAAAACTGAGGCTGCTCAGAGACGTAGAATGCAGGTTGAGAAGGCTGCTAAGGAAtctcaggttttttttttcccccctttttgcACTTTATTGAGTTTATTTGAACATTTGACATCTGCATTGGTTGAAACATGCATCTTGGGTTAAATTTTGTAGGCTGAAGCTATTAAAAAAATACTGGGGCAAGATTCTGGTCGGAAGAAGCGGGAAGAGAAAATTAAACAACGGCAAGAAGAATTGGCACAGGTACTTGTCATTGTTAGCCACAGTTTTTTCAATAAATCCCAGTACAATGCTTATTCATATTTTCA
This genomic interval carries:
- the LOC120007259 gene encoding uncharacterized protein LOC120007259 — translated: MEFQLNSTLIALIPKKKDAIRVTEYRPISLCNVSYKIISKVLANRLGTILPKIVQGNQSAFISGRLITDNVIVAFEALHSMSLLARSRTNYMAVKLDMSKAYDRVEWNFLQEVMAHIIYPTRGIRQGDPLSQLLFVLCTEALCSNLHMAHNVNLFRGFLLLINFNKTSIFISRFTLIQQRRRLVSMIGATEAKRYDRYLGLAAIVGRSRRSAFLYVLDKINKRVASWSHRTLSQAGKEIFIKAVLQAIPTYAMQLFKFPKNLCNEMDNVLRKVWWGNNAKNNPKSWLPWSKLCEAKKDGGMGFRNFEAFNDALLAKQGWRILTNPDSLASRVLKAKYFPGTNFLHVEKGRNASFLWASLLGARGLLQDGLKWRIGNGARVHIWQDHWLPKHIYHGSHAEMMGFNKDALVGSLIDWSLNWWNVELLNHLFDEETSQFILQQSMGSYYINDSLYWSGTSNGVYTVKSGYHRAMEIRGRTLASSSDPGDDVYGRVWNSVWSLVAPPSTKVANNGILTADEFTSASIREEVAQLTSYQQTSQEDIQIWRGPALNYIKANWDAATHSQTLRTGFGVVFRDVNGDVMACSTLDRPSLLDSTLAEAFAALHAIKLACDLGFTHLILEGDSSIIVAAIGGEEMYFSAWRSVILEIRRLLTYFHSWSVYHVRRNVNSAAHALAKFSFHVPGLRLDNSTRLVARVPFGLQFFCPSVWDS
- the LOC120007916 gene encoding uncharacterized protein LOC120007916; amino-acid sequence: MEGFDCTIFDGAARKKRSQISRRPWPESQPYPEFHDRSSFSSTPSLDDVSKVSSWENGFDTNPRRKELNHSQCFSPDCAVGAEDEKSHVNNEENGLLTAIVSCEEGQSVDKQSGKGIIASGNCKNTSKVKAGLAPFTSREEIYIGRKVESQNSGKYGGIAERLGSENKVKKVVKLKVGGVTHTFHANSASKVSDGGMLSAKNYQSSEASRLGPENLQGDLWHGHYVPDRSSCLQGIRQKDSSHGGFNFRKLSSIVKMSGKNTSGKVGDKLERIRKSKRVPKRHVFDGEFGEEDDDDEIRYLEKLKLSVDASYNKEEEGPGKKRRRFSKVGNLESDSSKSVEDWRKKLGPERVCGDMDFREDEELVSDGELESDDKQKKESVDTSSDGKRAIALTRRQRALRSNKDKDGPSNRGSSLIEFPDGLPPAPSRKQKEKLSEVEEQLKKTEAAQRRRMQVEKAAKESQAEAIKKILGQDSGRKKREEKIKQRQEELAQEKAANALKVAPNTIRCVNGPTGTVVTFSDDLGFPSIFNFKSCSYPPPRELCAGPLCANPYKYRHSKLNVPLCSLKCYKAVEEMTKTTN